The Vibrio toranzoniae sequence ACAACCGCGTTATTGATAGCAAACACACACCCCAAATCAGGTAGCGATAGTGCTTGGATGATGTCTGAAAGAGACGACGATTGCGCGACCTGCTCTGGTTGCTCGTTTATAGAAATAGTTATGTGGCTCATTGTGCTTCTTCTTCTAGGTGTTGGATCGCAGTTGTGTGGCAAACCGGACATTCGCTATCTTGCGTGATCATTAGGTTTTGCCAGTTCATGGTCTGGCCATCGAACAGCTTTAGCTGATGCGTTGCGACTTTAAACTCGCCACCACTAATACGCTGAATAGCAGCAAGCGCTTGGAGATTACCTATAGTGCCGACCACTGGACCAATGATGCCGCTATCACTACAACGCGTTGTTTGTGGATGGTGCTCAAAC is a genomic window containing:
- the thiS gene encoding sulfur carrier protein ThiS: MSHITISINEQPEQVAQSSSLSDIIQALSLPDLGCVFAINNAVVPRSQWQQTIVNEGDSISLFQAIAGG